The following are encoded together in the Penaeus monodon isolate SGIC_2016 unplaced genomic scaffold, NSTDA_Pmon_1 PmonScaffold_139, whole genome shotgun sequence genome:
- the LOC119569294 gene encoding aminopeptidase N-like, translating to MDMVAVPDFGGQGMENWGLITFKDRAVLHDPDVTSAKSKESLVDVVAHELAHQWFGNLVTPKWWDDLWLNEGFATFMAFVGSSHVCVPRSASMQGGSFKVNKGSGVGTV from the exons ATGGACATGGTGGCGGTGCCGGACTTTGGAGGGCAAGGCATGGAAAACTGGGGTCTGATTACGTTCAA AGACAGGGCAGTGCTGCACGATCCTGACGTGACCTCCGCAAAGTCCAAGGAGAGCTTGGTCGACGTCGTGGCCCACGAGCTGGCGCACCAGTGGTTCGGCAACCTGGTGACGCCCAAGTGGTGGGACGACCTCTGGCTCAACGAGGGATTCGCGACCTTCATGGCTTTCGTCGGGAGTTCTCATGTATGTGTGCCGCGTTCTGCCTCCATGCAAGGGGGAAGTTTCAAAGTCAACAAGGGAAGTGGAGTGGGGAcagtataa